In one window of Micromonospora cathayae DNA:
- a CDS encoding glycosyltransferase family 2 protein — MNPLVSVVIPCYNRARTVGLCVRSVQRQTYPAIEIIVVDDASDDDSATVAASTGVTVRRLPTNSGPGAARNLGAAHARGEILFFLDADVALEPDSVAAAVAELRATPTLGAICGVLRPESLLSHNLIAEYRALQMYHWWLAQEGPMEGLHTALCAMRAEVFAEIGPFNPDLRHTEAPEYGHRIRQRYEVRSTAAIAGTHDHDTTLRALLPKVFLRARASAVEVRPGEVLGGAASRILASGLILAAALTLPAPLLTGPVGGLLPLLLLAGAVALDAGTYRRVVASRGARFGLRFTAVHLLYQLTSAAGAAIGTVERLWHRLAWRTGTSVGVSR, encoded by the coding sequence GTGAACCCGTTGGTCTCCGTCGTCATCCCCTGCTACAACCGGGCCCGTACCGTCGGGCTCTGCGTACGGTCGGTGCAGCGGCAGACGTACCCGGCCATCGAGATCATCGTGGTGGACGACGCGAGCGACGATGACTCCGCGACGGTCGCCGCGTCGACCGGCGTCACCGTACGGCGACTGCCGACCAACAGCGGTCCCGGCGCCGCCCGGAACCTGGGCGCGGCCCACGCCCGCGGCGAGATCCTGTTCTTCCTGGACGCCGACGTCGCCCTCGAACCGGACAGCGTCGCCGCAGCCGTCGCGGAGCTGCGCGCCACACCCACCCTCGGCGCGATCTGCGGGGTGCTCCGACCCGAGTCGCTGCTGTCGCACAACCTGATCGCCGAGTACCGGGCGTTGCAGATGTACCACTGGTGGCTGGCCCAGGAAGGCCCGATGGAGGGACTGCACACCGCGCTGTGCGCGATGCGCGCCGAGGTGTTCGCCGAGATCGGACCGTTCAACCCGGACCTGCGGCACACCGAGGCCCCGGAGTACGGCCACCGGATCCGGCAACGGTACGAGGTACGCAGCACCGCCGCCATCGCCGGCACCCACGACCACGACACCACCCTGCGGGCCCTGCTGCCCAAGGTGTTCCTCCGGGCCCGCGCCAGCGCCGTCGAGGTACGCCCCGGCGAGGTGCTCGGCGGTGCCGCCTCCCGGATCCTGGCCAGCGGCCTGATCCTGGCCGCCGCGCTGACCCTGCCGGCACCGCTGCTCACCGGACCGGTCGGCGGGCTGCTGCCGCTGCTCCTGCTGGCCGGCGCGGTCGCCCTGGACGCCGGCACGTACCGCCGGGTGGTCGCCAGCCGGGGTGCCCGGTTCGGCCTCCGGTTCACCGCCGTGCACCTGCTCTACCAGCTCACCTCGGCGGCCGGCGCGGCGATCGGGACGGTGGAGCGCCTGTGGCACCGGCTCGCCTGGCGGACCGGCACGTCGGTCGGGGTCTCCCGGTGA
- a CDS encoding glycosyltransferase 87 family protein — MSVLPRTPPRVARRGRAVPVGGVLLFAVGGTAATIAVVWWVAAHTGSAWSPGGDLAVYRDAAQAVRAGGSPYQVDRDGYGFVYPPFAALVLTPLAVVGPLAGYAIWTVLSTLAVPAVVWLLVDHLTPAGDHRRPTLLAVGTLAALPLSPIAGTLLLGNVNIVLLALVLVDLLRVRGPQQGILLGVAAGIKLTPLVFVVHLLLTGRIRAGVTALASFVGTVGVGALVLPADSVTFWAGVLDSSRTRPPGEEAYGGSIRGAVLHLLPEAAHGVWLPVSVLAAAAGLAVAVWASRRHEELTAILACAVTGLLVSPVTWYAHWVWSVPVLALLVARTWRRPAHRRWPAGLLWLVFALPLPWWVGYVLGWAPLTEPAWMMPVDLLYTVTAVALLVLAAVWLRRTAPAARGCPR, encoded by the coding sequence GTGAGCGTGCTGCCCCGGACCCCGCCCCGGGTCGCCCGCCGGGGCCGCGCCGTCCCGGTGGGCGGGGTGCTGCTGTTCGCCGTCGGCGGCACGGCGGCGACCATCGCCGTCGTCTGGTGGGTGGCCGCGCACACCGGCAGCGCCTGGTCGCCCGGCGGTGACCTCGCCGTCTACCGGGACGCCGCGCAGGCGGTACGGGCCGGCGGATCGCCCTACCAGGTCGACCGGGACGGGTACGGCTTCGTCTACCCGCCGTTCGCGGCGCTGGTGCTGACGCCGCTCGCCGTGGTCGGCCCACTGGCCGGGTACGCGATCTGGACCGTGCTGTCCACCCTGGCCGTACCGGCCGTGGTGTGGCTGCTGGTCGACCACCTGACGCCCGCCGGGGACCACCGCCGCCCCACCCTGCTGGCGGTCGGCACCCTGGCCGCGCTGCCGCTGTCCCCGATCGCCGGGACGCTGCTGCTCGGCAACGTGAACATCGTCCTGCTGGCGCTGGTCCTGGTGGACCTGCTGCGGGTCCGGGGGCCGCAGCAGGGCATCCTGCTCGGCGTCGCCGCCGGGATCAAGCTCACCCCGCTGGTCTTCGTGGTCCACCTGCTGCTCACCGGACGGATCCGGGCCGGGGTGACCGCCCTGGCGAGCTTCGTCGGCACCGTCGGCGTCGGCGCGCTGGTGCTGCCGGCCGACTCGGTGACCTTCTGGGCGGGGGTGCTGGACAGCTCACGGACCCGCCCGCCCGGCGAGGAGGCGTACGGCGGCTCGATCCGGGGCGCGGTGCTGCACCTGCTGCCGGAGGCGGCGCACGGGGTGTGGCTGCCGGTCAGCGTGCTGGCCGCGGCGGCCGGGCTGGCGGTGGCGGTGTGGGCCAGCCGCCGCCACGAGGAGCTGACCGCGATCCTGGCCTGCGCGGTGACCGGGCTGCTCGTCTCGCCGGTCACCTGGTACGCCCACTGGGTGTGGTCGGTGCCGGTGCTGGCGCTGCTCGTCGCCCGGACCTGGCGGCGGCCGGCCCACCGGCGGTGGCCGGCCGGTCTCCTCTGGTTGGTCTTCGCCCTGCCGCTGCCGTGGTGGGTGGGGTACGTGCTGGGCTGGGCGCCGCTGACCGAGCCGGCCTGGATGATGCCGGTCGACCTGCTGTACACGGTCACTGCGGTGGCCCTGCTGGTGCTGGCGGCGGTCTGGTTGCGGCGTACCGCCCCGGCGGCCCGGGGGTGTCCGCGATGA
- a CDS encoding glycosyltransferase family 2 protein, producing the protein MTEDAVAVIVPNYNKAKTLRACLDAIYAQTHPPTDVIVVDDQSTDHSPTITHDYPCTLITQPVNAGPAAARNTGARHTTAPLLFFVDSDTAPHPDAIANALHTLHTTPGTGMVQGIYHPHPLYDDGPVEAYRVAFEHFWRKRSVGRPRAATLFAAALIPRTVFEETGGFDETLRTGEDAEFGTRLPERYRLVVTDTVVTRHDDVDRFLPFAREQFGFATQTPMVMLRAWGRRNAGTGMRVNAFSPTGLVLSGLSLATLPFVPWWPWLALVWLALLVASTAMSHEFLRFTYRIRGLGFAAYATALHALLYALAVVGTGVGVLRVAWTLARGYRR; encoded by the coding sequence ATGACCGAGGACGCGGTGGCGGTGATCGTGCCGAACTACAACAAAGCCAAGACCCTGCGCGCCTGCCTCGACGCCATCTACGCCCAGACCCACCCACCCACCGACGTCATCGTCGTCGACGACCAGAGCACCGACCACTCCCCCACCATCACCCACGACTACCCCTGCACCCTCATCACCCAACCCGTCAACGCCGGACCCGCCGCCGCCCGCAACACCGGCGCCCGCCACACCACCGCACCCCTACTCTTCTTCGTCGACTCCGACACCGCACCCCACCCCGACGCCATCGCCAACGCCCTCCACACCCTCCACACCACCCCCGGAACCGGCATGGTCCAAGGCATCTACCACCCCCACCCCCTCTACGACGACGGCCCCGTCGAGGCATACCGCGTCGCCTTCGAACACTTCTGGCGCAAACGCAGCGTCGGTCGCCCACGGGCCGCGACGCTGTTCGCCGCCGCGCTGATCCCCCGTACCGTGTTCGAGGAGACCGGCGGCTTCGACGAGACCCTGCGCACCGGCGAGGACGCCGAGTTCGGCACCCGGCTGCCCGAGCGGTACCGCCTGGTGGTGACCGACACCGTGGTCACCCGGCACGACGACGTGGACCGGTTCCTGCCGTTCGCCCGCGAACAGTTCGGCTTCGCCACGCAGACCCCGATGGTGATGCTGCGGGCCTGGGGACGACGCAACGCCGGCACCGGCATGCGGGTGAACGCGTTCTCCCCGACCGGGCTGGTGCTGTCCGGGCTGAGCCTGGCCACCCTGCCGTTCGTCCCGTGGTGGCCCTGGCTGGCGCTGGTCTGGCTGGCGTTGCTGGTGGCGTCCACCGCGATGAGCCACGAGTTCCTCCGCTTCACCTACCGGATCCGGGGCCTCGGCTTCGCCGCGTACGCGACCGCACTGCACGCCCTGCTCTACGCGCTGGCGGTGGTCGGCACCGGGGTCGGCGTGCTCCGGGTGGCGTGGACCCTGGCCCGGGGGTACCGGCGATGA